The endosymbiont of Bathymodiolus septemdierum str. Myojin knoll sequence GGCATTTAGAAGTTAGAGATTTATTGGTACTTAAGAACAATACGGGCACCGATGAGAACCGCGTGCGTCACTTAGACTACGGTGTACAGTTCAATGGCTTGTTGTACCAGCGTTTTGTTGAAGGTGGCAACATTACGCTATTCTCACCCGATGAAGCGGTTGGGCTGTATGAGGCTTTCTTTGAAGATCAAGATGAATTCAAGCGTTTGTATGAGCAATATGAAAAAGATGATTCTGTCCGCAAGGAAGTCATTAAAGCGCGTGAATTATTTGCCATCTTTATGCAAGAACGGGCTAATACGGGTCGTATCTATGTACAGAATGTAGATCATTGCAACACTCATGGTGCATTTAACCCAAAAGTTGCACCAGTGCGTCAATCTAACCTATGCATGGAAATTACACTGCCAACCAAACCTTTATATTCTGTGCAAGATGAAAATGGAGAAATCGCTTTGTGCACGCTTTCAGCGGTGAATTTAGGCGCACTTGAAAGTCTCGATGAATTAGAAGAAATCACCGAAATCATTGTTCGCGCCTTGGATTCATTATTGGATTATCAAGATTACCCAATCAAAGCGGCAAAAATTGCCAGTATGAATCGCAGAACGCTGGGTATCGGTGTTACCAACTTGGCTTATTACTTGGCGAAAAACAACGCTAAATACTCAGATGGATCGGGTAATGATTTGGTACACCGCACTTTTGAAGCCTTGCAATACTATTCGCTTAAAGCTTCTAATAAGCTGGCACAAGAAAAAGGTGTTTGCCCACTCTTTAATGAAACCCAGTATGCAAAAGGTATTATGCCAATTGACACCTTTAAGAAAAATGTGGATGATTTCTGTTGTGCGACTTTGCAATTAGATTGGGACAGTTTGCGCAAAGAAATTGTTAAGACGGGGCTTAGAAATTCAACACTTACCGCATTAATGCCTTGCGAAAGTTCGTCTCAAATCTCAAATTCCACTAATGGCATCGAGCCACCACGCGGTTTTGTGACTACAAAGCAGTCTAAGGATGGATTACTGAAACAGGTAGTTCCAGAGTACGAAAAACTCAAAAATCAATATGAATTATTGTGGGATATTAAAGACAACGAAGGCTATTTACAGTTGTGTGCAATTATGCAAAAGTTTATAGATCAGTCAATTTCTACCAATACCCATTACGACCCATCGAAGTTTGAAGGAAGTAAAGTGCCAATGAAGTTATTCCTAATGGACTTATTGATGGCTTATAAATATGGCATTAAGACGCTGTATTATCACACCACGCGTGATGGCAGTGGTGAGAACGAAAATAATCCAGACAAAGAAGATGACAACGGTTGTGCAGACGGTGTTTGTAAATTATAAATTTTAAAGGAATTGAATATGGCATACAGTATTTTTACCAAAAGAATTAGCGACACACTGACTGAACCGATGTTTTTCGGTAATAGTGTGAATGTTGCGCGATTTGATAAGCAAAAATATAAGGTATTTGAAAAACTCACGGAAAAACAACTGTCATTTTTCTGGCGACCTGAAGAAATCGATGTCAGTAAGGATAAAATTGATTTCGCCAAATTATTACCAAATGAAAAACACATTTTTATTTCTAATTTACAATATCAAATTTTGTTAGATTCTGTGCAAGGCAGAAGCCCAAGTATTGCTTTTTTACCGATTGTATCTCTGCCAGAAGTGGAAAACTGGATTGAAACATGGTCTTTCTCTGAAACCATTCACTCTCGTTCTTACACGCACATTATTCGTGCGATTGTAAATGAACCCGGTGCGGTGTTTGACGATATTATGAAAACCGATGAAATTATCAAGCGCGCTGAAAGCGTTTCTGAGAAATATGATATCTTAATTAAATGTACGCAAGCTTACTTGTTACACGGGGAAAGTACTTTGAAAATGGGAGGTACAACGGTAAATATTGATTTGTATTGCTTAAAAAAGAAACTTTATTTAACGCTAATGTCGGTTAATATTCTTGAAGCTGTGCGTTTTTATGTGTCATTCGCATGCTCGTTTGCCTTTGCTGAGCGCAAAGTCATGGAAGGCAACGCTAAAATCATTAAAATGATTGCCCGTGATGAGGCTTTGCATCTATCTGGCACACAATATATGCTCAATATTATGCGTAGTGGCAAGGATGACCCAGATATGCAAAAAATTGCAATAGAGTCTGAAGAGGAGGTCATTGAGATGTTCAAAGAAGCCTGTCAGCAAGAGAAAGAATGGGCAGAATATTTATTCCGTGACGGCTCTATGATTGGCTTAAACGCTAATATTTTGAAACAATATTTAGAATATATTACCAATATTCGTATGAAAGCATTAGGTCTTACGCCAATCTTTGACGACATTGCCAACCCGTTGCCATGGATTAATCATTGGCTAGATTCAGATAATGTACAGGTAGCACCGCAGGAAACAGAGATTACTTCGTATTTAGTTAGTGCGATTGACAACAATATAGACGCCAACGATACCGACTTTGGTGACTTTAAATTATAATCTAAACTATGTTTAGAATTGATATTGATAATATTAATGGTAAGACAGAAACCCTGTATGTGTATGGCGAACAGTCTATTCTGACTGAGTTAGAAGCGCACAATGTGTTGCTTAATCACTCTTGCCGTCAAGGACATTGTGGCGCTTGCATACTTACGCTTTTGGCGGGGGATGTAGAGCATCAAGCGTGTTTGGTGGATGTTTCTCCGGGGGAGATTCTTGCTTGTCAAGCCAGGCCAGCCACTGATATTAAGATTGGTTTAAGGGGGTTTTAGTAAATGGATTTGTCGTTTAGATACGCCAATACCTCATCAGCACTACCTTTAAATACCACTCTATCCATTTTTTTTTGAATTTGATAATTGTACATCGGGTCATAATAACCGACTAATAGTTCCTTAACGACTGGATGGAATCCAGTGCTATCACCCTGCTCTTTATATAACGATAGTGCGTCATTTACTAGGGTCAACATTACTTTATATCGCTCTAAACCTAAGCGTTTTTGGATTTTTTCCAAACTTTTTAGCCAGTAATTGGCAAAATTATCAAAACCATTTTCACTGTCTTGAACAATGAAATCACGACGCATATCAATCACATAGGCGTCCATACTGACTTTTAAACGCTCCTCAACCGTGGCATCTAATAATATTAATTCAGCCATTGAGGTCTTTACTTGAATGCATTGTGGGATATGCACCATGCCTACATTTGAACCTTCATCTTCAAAGGTAAGCAGGGTTTGATTTTGCTGTTTAATAAGTTGGATGGCCAAATTATTTTCAAAATTGATTTGCGTTGGTTGCGCTGTGGTGGTGCTACCAAAGGCAGATCCACGGTGGTTTGCCAGTCCTTCTAAGTCAATTTTGTTGTGTAATTTGTCTAATAATAGCGTTTTGCCACAGCCCGTCTGCCCGCCAATCACAATAGGCGTGACTTTTGCCATAATGCGGTCAGTTTCGTCAATCAAAAATCGGCGTAACGCCTTATAACCCCCTTTAATACGCGGGTAATTAATGCCTGAGGTTTCAAAAATCCATTGTTGGGTGATTTGACTGCGTAGTCCGCCGCGAAAACAATAAAGCGCCCCATCTGGGTGTTTTTTAATGAATTCAAGCCACTTTGCAAGGCGCTGTTCTTTAATTTTTCCCTGTACCAAGTCATGACCTAAAGCAATTGCCTTATCTTGTCCTTTATTTTTATAGCAAGTGCCGATTAATTCTCGCTCTTTGTCACTCATCAGAGGTAGGCTGTCTGTATGCGGAAAAGCTCCCTGCTCAAATTCAGTTGGCGATCGTGTGTCAAATAAAGGGATATCGTCAGTAAACAGACGAGTAAAGTCATCCTTTGGTATTTGCGTAAGTTCCTTAGGCATTGACTTGTACAAGTGCTTGATTGTCATTTTGCGTAACAATTTCACCAATTGCCTCTAAGTCAAATCCAGCCTCTTGCATCACTTGTTCAAATTCACTTTGTGCACTGTCTGCCACCATAATTAACAAGCCACCACTGGTTTGCGGGTCGCAAACAATAGATTGCACTTCACTATTCATCTTGCTAAGGTTGTGTCCATAACTGTCAAAGTTGCGTTGTGCCCCACCTGGGGAACAGCCATTCGCTAAATAGCCTTTAATGTTTGGTAAAGTCGGCACTTTGTGATACGCAATCGATGCTGCCACCTTGGACCCTAAACAAACTTCCGACAAATGCCCACCCAAACCAAAGCCAGTCACATCTGTAATCGCATTAACACCGTCAATTTTTGCCACAGTCGCACCAATATCATTCAGCTGACACATTGTCTTAATTGCGCGTTCTTCATCCTCAGCTGTGATTTTCTTCTGTTTTTGTGCGGTTGTCAAAATACCGATACCAAGCGCCTTGGTTAAATATATCTTGTCACCAACTTTCGCCGTAGAATTTTCTTTTAAATGTTTAATGGGCACTTTACCCGTCACGGACAACCCGAAAATAGGCTCAGGCGAATCAATGCTATGTCCGCCTGCCAATGTTATTCCTGCTTGTTGACAGACCGTGCGGCCGCCTTCAATTACCTGCTGTCCTATCTCCGCTGACAATTTATCCAGTGGCCAGCCAAAAATTGCAATCGCCATCAACGGCACGCCGCCCATCGCATATACATCACTAATTGCATTCGTTGCCGCAATGCGTCCAAAAGTAAATGGGTCATCGACAATTGGCATAAAAAAGTCGGTGGTGCTAATAATCGCCTCACCATTACCAATGTCATACACTGCTGCATCATCGCGCGAATGATTGCCCACCAATAAATTAGAATCTGTCAACTCATCAATTGATGTTTTTAGAATAGCGTCTAAAACTTTCGGTGATATTTTGCACCCACAGCCTTGCCCGTGACTGTATTCTGTAAGCTTAACTGTTTGATTGAATGGCATTGATAATCTCTTTTTTATTAATTTTTTGTCTCTCGCCCTTGTAGATATTAGCTTCCAGTTGTTGCAACACAGGCTCAAGCTGGGTTAAATTTAGCGGCAATAGCACATCAAATAACTGCTTATCACCTTTGCTTGATTTAATTTGTTTGATTAAACTTTGGTTTTTAAGTTGTTTTTTCTGATGTCTAAATATAGAGACTAAAACGCCGATAAGTATACCAACCACAATACCCAATAGAAGATAATAATATTTTATTTTGTCATTGACGGGTATTTTGTTGTCAATTTCTATCAAAGCTTGTGTTACTGTTCTTTTGGCAGGCTGTATTTTGGCAGTCACTTGAATTTTAATCGGTTGAGTACTAAGGCTTTTTTTTGTTTGGGTTTTTTTATCAAAATAATCAAATTTAAATGCTGGGATGACAAAATTTTGAGCACCAACAATGGCAAACTTTTGCTGCCAGCCCTTATAATCAAAGATTGCATCATCGCTGTAAATCGTGGCATTGTCAATGCTAAGATTAAAATTTTCAATGTCTTCAAAGTTACCTTCGCCATTAATGGCAACGGTTAAATTAACCGCATCCCCTTCTTTGGTTTGGGTTTTGTCAACACTGGCTTTAATGCTAAAATCACCAAAAATCCTAAGCGCATCTGGTAAAGGTTTTACTGTTAATGTCAGTGCATTAGAATATTTTTTTTTACTCAGAGTGTTTTGCCTCATTGAGAAAAAATTACCAAATATATCTCTGTTTTGATTACCAATAGTAGCAACCAGACTAGGAAGCGTGAATGTGCCAAAATTACTTGCGCTAACTTTAAAATTCAATGTAACAATATTATAATCTTGATCCGCACTATTGGTTTGTCTACCCTTTATAAACAGCAAATCTTTTACTTCTGGTTGAGAAAGGTTAATTTGATTATTTGAAAGTGTCTTTTTTACTTTAAAAATCACTTTTAGATTAGCCTTATCACCTAGAAAAAATGTTGGTTTGTCTATTTGCATTTGCAAAATATAGTCATCCCCTGCCTTGGTTTGTGTGGGTTTTCTAAATGTAATCTCTATTGGTTGGGTGGTTTGTTGCATTCCATCTACCATTACTGTATAAGCAGGAATAGTCAAACTCTTTGTTGGTTTAAAAACATAAGACCTGCTGGTTTTTTGAATGCGTTTGCCATTAATAATGCTAATATTTTGAGCGTCGCTGGTTGACAAAATTCTATATCCCATAATGTCATTAATCAAAGGAAAATCAACTTGCTTGCCATCAGAGTCTAGCGTTAAGATAATTTGCTCATCTGGATAAAACCAAGTTTGATTAACATTGGCCGTTGTTAGTGCAAAAACTGGTGCACTAATAAGTAGTAAAAATAGATTACCAAAGATTTTTTTTATTATCGTTTTCATTGTTTTCTTGCTTATTATTAAGTGGAATTAATAGGGTTCTAAGTTGTTTGTTTAAAGACTTTTCCCATCGTTGTTGCTTGAGTTTATCTAATTTTTTTCTTTGTTGTTGCTGTTGTTTGTTTTTCCCTTGTTTTTTATCTTTCTTTTTTTTGCCACCTTGTTGTTGTTTATTTTTGGCTGTGTCTTTTTTTTGATTTTTGCTTTTTTTATCTTTTCCTTTTTGATTCTTTTTTCGTTTTGCCTTTTTCTTTTTGAGTAGGTTTAAATTAAACAAGGCGTCTTTATCCTGTTTTATTTTTAACGCTTGTTGATAATGCTCAATTGCTTTATCTGTTTTTTTTAGTTTGGCATAAGCATTGCCAGAATTGTATAAACGCTCAAAATCTAAATTTTTTTGCTTGATGCTTGTATATTTTTCTAGTGCCTGTTCGTATAAACCTTGCTTATAAAGGCTATTTGCTTGATTTAAGCGCGCGGCATCATTGTCAATTTTGCCAAACTTTTCTGCTGCCACTTGATAATTTCCATTTATATAAGCTTGGTTTGCTTGTTTGATGTTAGAAAAATCTAACAGACCTGCCTTTGCATTTATTGACGCTAGTAGTAGTAAAATAAACTTTATGGTCTTTTTTGGCAGTGAAAAAAATGCAAAAAACAACAAAAATAAAGCAAAAGCCAATGGATAATAAAACAAGTGTTGTTTTTGAATAACTTTTATATCCTTGCTACTGGCATAACTTTTAAACGAATTAATAAAGTCTGTCAAGTCATTATTATTCAGCGAATATTTTAAATAACGCCCCTGGGTTTGAGTGGCTAATTTTTTAATATTTGGGTTGCTTTTAACAATCACAATATTACCACCTTCATCCTTTAAAATCCCTTTCTTATCTTTGATGGTGCTGCCACTTCTGGTGGCAATATCAAAGACAAAAATCGTCAAATTATGTGCATTTGCATAAGAAATTTCTTTGCTAAAATCACTCTTATCACCGCCATCGGTCAACAGCAATAGTTGTTTGTTTGAAGCCTCACCCAGTAAATCATCCGCTGATTGCAATAGATTGAGCACATTGGTGCCTTTTAAGTTAATAGCATCCAATCTTAAATTCTTAATCAAAAACTTAAGACTGGAAAAATCATCGGTTAAAGGGGAGACCAAAAAGGCCCGATTGGCAAACCCTAAAATTGCAATACGCTTCTCACTAATCTTATCAAGGCTAGTGGATAATTTGTTTTTTGCAAGCTCAAAACGATTGGGATAAACATCGTTTGCCAACATAGATTTTGACATATCAATGGCCACAATCAAATCACTTGAGTATTTTTTTATCTTAACTTCGCCAGCTTCAAGTGTTGGCCTGCTCAAGGCAATTAAAATCAATACTATTGCCAACAACAAAAACCTAAGTCGTGTTTTTATGGATATTTTATGCTTATTGAAACTGATTTTTTCCAACACATCAGGAGCAAATAAATCTTCAATATTGCCACTTCTATTGTGAATAAAAAACCACAATAGAGCAATGGGAATTGTTAGGTAAAGTAGTTCTATTTTCTCAAAATCCATGTGTTCTTCTGCCAAAAATAAATAAATAAAAGCACCAATGCCAGGCTTAGTGGATAGTGAAAATAATAGGTTTTTTTGTTGTATTTGTTAATATTTATCTTGCTTTTTTCGAGTTGATTAATTTTTGTATAAATATTTTTTATATCCTTGGCACTATTTGCTGAGAAAAATTTAGCACCTGTGGTATTTGCAATTTCCCTTAAAATACCTTCGTCGTATTCCCTTCTACCACCAACGCCAATCGTATAAACCTTTATTTTATTGTCCTTTGCGCGTCTAATGGCAACTTCAAATGGAACACTATCAGTATTATTCCTACCATCAGTCAGCAAGATGGCAATTCTTTCTTTTGATTTAGAGTTTTCAAATAATTTTGAACTTAAAAACAAGGCCTCGTAAAGTGCTGTTCTTTGTCTTCCAGCGATGCCAACATTAATATTACCCAATACTTTGATAACGCTTTTTTTATCATAGGTTAAAGGTATGACAGTATAGGCAAAATCTGCAAAAATACTCAATGCTATTTTGTCATTTCTACGCTGAGCAACAAAATCCTTAACAATGGACTTTACTGTTTTAAACTTGTTATTTTGCTGCATTGAGCCTGAGGCATCTAAAATCA is a genomic window containing:
- a CDS encoding 2Fe-2S iron-sulfur cluster-binding protein; translation: MFRIDIDNINGKTETLYVYGEQSILTELEAHNVLLNHSCRQGHCGACILTLLAGDVEHQACLVDVSPGEILACQARPATDIKIGLRGF
- the mnmH gene encoding tRNA 2-selenouridine(34) synthase MnmH is translated as MPKELTQIPKDDFTRLFTDDIPLFDTRSPTEFEQGAFPHTDSLPLMSDKERELIGTCYKNKGQDKAIALGHDLVQGKIKEQRLAKWLEFIKKHPDGALYCFRGGLRSQITQQWIFETSGINYPRIKGGYKALRRFLIDETDRIMAKVTPIVIGGQTGCGKTLLLDKLHNKIDLEGLANHRGSAFGSTTTAQPTQINFENNLAIQLIKQQNQTLLTFEDEGSNVGMVHIPQCIQVKTSMAELILLDATVEERLKVSMDAYVIDMRRDFIVQDSENGFDNFANYWLKSLEKIQKRLGLERYKVMLTLVNDALSLYKEQGDSTGFHPVVKELLVGYYDPMYNYQIQKKMDRVVFKGSADEVLAYLNDKSIY
- the nrdB gene encoding class Ia ribonucleoside-diphosphate reductase subunit beta, with product MAYSIFTKRISDTLTEPMFFGNSVNVARFDKQKYKVFEKLTEKQLSFFWRPEEIDVSKDKIDFAKLLPNEKHIFISNLQYQILLDSVQGRSPSIAFLPIVSLPEVENWIETWSFSETIHSRSYTHIIRAIVNEPGAVFDDIMKTDEIIKRAESVSEKYDILIKCTQAYLLHGESTLKMGGTTVNIDLYCLKKKLYLTLMSVNILEAVRFYVSFACSFAFAERKVMEGNAKIIKMIARDEALHLSGTQYMLNIMRSGKDDPDMQKIAIESEEEVIEMFKEACQQEKEWAEYLFRDGSMIGLNANILKQYLEYITNIRMKALGLTPIFDDIANPLPWINHWLDSDNVQVAPQETEITSYLVSAIDNNIDANDTDFGDFKL
- a CDS encoding VWA domain-containing protein, yielding MDFEKIELLYLTIPIALLWFFIHNRSGNIEDLFAPDVLEKISFNKHKISIKTRLRFLLLAIVLILIALSRPTLEAGEVKIKKYSSDLIVAIDMSKSMLANDVYPNRFELAKNKLSTSLDKISEKRIAILGFANRAFLVSPLTDDFSSLKFLIKNLRLDAINLKGTNVLNLLQSADDLLGEASNKQLLLLTDGGDKSDFSKEISYANAHNLTIFVFDIATRSGSTIKDKKGILKDEGGNIVIVKSNPNIKKLATQTQGRYLKYSLNNNDLTDFINSFKSYASSKDIKVIQKQHLFYYPLAFALFLLFFAFFSLPKKTIKFILLLLASINAKAGLLDFSNIKQANQAYINGNYQVAAEKFGKIDNDAARLNQANSLYKQGLYEQALEKYTSIKQKNLDFERLYNSGNAYAKLKKTDKAIEHYQQALKIKQDKDALFNLNLLKKKKAKRKKNQKGKDKKSKNQKKDTAKNKQQQGGKKKKDKKQGKNKQQQQQRKKLDKLKQQRWEKSLNKQLRTLLIPLNNKQENNENDNKKNLW
- the nrdA gene encoding class 1a ribonucleoside-diphosphate reductase subunit alpha, with amino-acid sequence MNTNIQVTKRNGKKEPIDMEKIHRVIEWASQGLTGVSVSQVEISAQLAFFEDIKTEDIHETIIKSAADLISTDAPDYQYLAARLAIFHLRKKSFKSFTPPALFEHITKLTEKGIYDTDILEKYSKAEIDELDSHTDHERDMGFSYAAVKQLEGKYLVQNRATGEIYESPQQLYMLVGMCLFQEYESKVRMDIVKRFYDASSTFKISLPTPIMAGVRTPTRQFSSCVLIETADDLDSISATAGAIVKYVSQRAGIGVNAGRIRALGSPIRGGEAMHTGCVPFYKHFHTAVKSCSQGGVRGGAATLFYPFWHLEVRDLLVLKNNTGTDENRVRHLDYGVQFNGLLYQRFVEGGNITLFSPDEAVGLYEAFFEDQDEFKRLYEQYEKDDSVRKEVIKARELFAIFMQERANTGRIYVQNVDHCNTHGAFNPKVAPVRQSNLCMEITLPTKPLYSVQDENGEIALCTLSAVNLGALESLDELEEITEIIVRALDSLLDYQDYPIKAAKIASMNRRTLGIGVTNLAYYLAKNNAKYSDGSGNDLVHRTFEALQYYSLKASNKLAQEKGVCPLFNETQYAKGIMPIDTFKKNVDDFCCATLQLDWDSLRKEIVKTGLRNSTLTALMPCESSSQISNSTNGIEPPRGFVTTKQSKDGLLKQVVPEYEKLKNQYELLWDIKDNEGYLQLCAIMQKFIDQSISTNTHYDPSKFEGSKVPMKLFLMDLLMAYKYGIKTLYYHTTRDGSGENENNPDKEDDNGCADGVCKL
- a CDS encoding BatD family protein; translation: MKTIIKKIFGNLFLLLISAPVFALTTANVNQTWFYPDEQIILTLDSDGKQVDFPLINDIMGYRILSTSDAQNISIINGKRIQKTSRSYVFKPTKSLTIPAYTVMVDGMQQTTQPIEITFRKPTQTKAGDDYILQMQIDKPTFFLGDKANLKVIFKVKKTLSNNQINLSQPEVKDLLFIKGRQTNSADQDYNIVTLNFKVSASNFGTFTLPSLVATIGNQNRDIFGNFFSMRQNTLSKKKYSNALTLTVKPLPDALRIFGDFSIKASVDKTQTKEGDAVNLTVAINGEGNFEDIENFNLSIDNATIYSDDAIFDYKGWQQKFAIVGAQNFVIPAFKFDYFDKKTQTKKSLSTQPIKIQVTAKIQPAKRTVTQALIEIDNKIPVNDKIKYYYLLLGIVVGILIGVLVSIFRHQKKQLKNQSLIKQIKSSKGDKQLFDVLLPLNLTQLEPVLQQLEANIYKGERQKINKKEIINAIQSNS
- a CDS encoding vWA domain-containing protein, encoding MFSFEYPYFLLLIALLIVCLSSCKEKKRAIYFPQNGLLKKITKSKQFFSNTLKFLILSLSIIALASPIKTQEIILDKTKGYEISLILDASGSMQQNNKFKTVKSIVKDFVAQRRNDKIALSIFADFAYTVIPLTYDKKSVIKVLGNINVGIAGRQRTALYEALFLSSKLFENSKSKERIAILLTDGRNNTDSVPFEVAIRRAKDNKIKVYTIGVGGRREYDEGILREIANTTGAKFFSANSAKDIKNIYTKINQLEKSKININKYNKKTYYFHYPLSLALVLLFIYFWQKNTWILRK
- the selD gene encoding selenide, water dikinase SelD yields the protein MPFNQTVKLTEYSHGQGCGCKISPKVLDAILKTSIDELTDSNLLVGNHSRDDAAVYDIGNGEAIISTTDFFMPIVDDPFTFGRIAATNAISDVYAMGGVPLMAIAIFGWPLDKLSAEIGQQVIEGGRTVCQQAGITLAGGHSIDSPEPIFGLSVTGKVPIKHLKENSTAKVGDKIYLTKALGIGILTTAQKQKKITAEDEERAIKTMCQLNDIGATVAKIDGVNAITDVTGFGLGGHLSEVCLGSKVAASIAYHKVPTLPNIKGYLANGCSPGGAQRNFDSYGHNLSKMNSEVQSIVCDPQTSGGLLIMVADSAQSEFEQVMQEAGFDLEAIGEIVTQNDNQALVQVNA